A window of Nicotiana tabacum cultivar K326 chromosome 24, ASM71507v2, whole genome shotgun sequence contains these coding sequences:
- the LOC107778036 gene encoding squamosa promoter-binding-like protein 6 isoform X1 — protein sequence MEPLSYALEGRGFLFPDNVELPVDTLSRSRNIVKEWNLNPFCDVDKSICGPSQEITESTGLLESGIADIFKKSAASNSCPGALSGEIGNGSMLELGAMFNHSATKSNNLMSLPIGLKLDELTDYGEVRTSQSSKESSVLSSPESSLPTGKATQRKSLHSQFPISQVRGQKGEESTVYREVKSNQSLKRNLDLSSVNSSLQGKRLRTTNLHSEVPFCQVHGCNKDLSSSKDYHKRHKVCDEHSKTAVVIVNGIEQRFCQQCSRFHLLAEFDEGKRSCRKRLAGHNERRRKPQFDTHWGSRFLDMTQRRVPFLFPEILPGSFFYQENYEVNNNNQNLKLERKPFCISQLAMSVTRGQSPAESIQHQYGVRKQDLSKVPVGSTLLSVQEFSAGQNSSCALSLLSAHSQNLLHNSTDISPTPPWMVKGNDHAYIKDDHHNLAKSPRVSVAKSSTPIEQDGVVHVPEIQRDGHDQRANSMNSKNCLSPEGGPTMNLVQLSSHLLRVEQEKNSVQVKQENDIFSSFAST from the exons ATGGAACCTTTGAGCTATGCTTTAGAAGGGAGAGGTTTTCTGTTTCCTGATAATGTTGAACTGCCTGTTGACACACTTTCAAGAAGTAGAAATATTGTAAAGGAATGGAATTTGAACCCTTTTTGTGATGTTGATAAAAGCATTTGTGGTCCTAGCCAAGAAATAACTGAAAGCACGGGGTTGTTGGAATCCGGCATTGCTGATATTTTTAAGAAATCAGCAGCCAGCAACTCGTGCCCGGGAGCTTTAAGTGGTGAAATAGGTAATGGTTCTATGTTGGAACTTGGAGCCATGTTTAATCATAGTGCTACTAAATCTAATAATCTGATGTCATTACCAATTGGTTTGAAATTGGATGAGTTGACTGATTATGGAGAAGTGAGGACTAGTCAATCGTCAAAAGAAAGTTCAGTTCTTTCTTCTCCAGAATCTTCATTGCCAACTGGAAAAGCCACCCAGAGAAAGAGTTTGCATTCTCAGTTTCCTATATCTCAGGTTCGTGGTCAGAAGGGGGAGGAGTCGACTGTTTATAGGGAAGTCAAGAGTAATCAATCTTTAAAGAGAAACTTGGATTTGTCTTCAGTCAATTCATCATTGCAGGGAAAAAGACTTCGGACTACAAATTTGCATTCTGAGGTTCCTTTCTGTCAGGTTCACGGTTGTAACAAGGACCTGAGCTCGTCAAAAGACTATCACAAAAGACACAAAGTATGTGATGAACACTCAAAAACTGCTGTAGTTATCGTTAATGGCATTGAGCAAAGGTTCTGTCAGCAGTGTAGCAG GTTTCACTTGCTGGCAGAATTTGATGAAGGTAAACGCAGCTGTCGCAAACGCCTTGCAGGGCATAATGAGCGGCGGAGAAAGCCTCAGTTTGATACTCACTGGG GTTCGAGATTCTTGGATATGACACAAAGGAGAGTTCCATTTCTTTTCCCAGAAATACTTCCTGGTAGTTTCTTTTATCAAGAAAATTATGAAGTGAATAACAATAACCAGAACCTTAAATTAGAACGTAAGCCGTTCTGCATATCTCAATTGGCTATGTCAGTCACAAGGGGGCAATCCCCTGCAGAAAGCATCCAACATCAGTACGGAGTGAGAAAACAAGATCTATCCAAAGTTCCGGTTGGGTCAACATTATTATCTGTTCAAGAATTTTCTGCAGGGCAAAACTCCTCTTGTGCTCTCTCTCTTCTGTCAGCCCACTCACAAAACCTTCTACACAATTCAACCGACATTTCACCAACTCCCCCATGGATGGTTAAAGGAAACGATCATGCCTACATTAAAGACGATCATCATAATCTTGCAAAATCTCCGAGAGTAAGTGTTGCAAAGAGCTCGACACCAATTGAGCAAGATGGGGTAGTTCATGTTCCTGAAATTCAGAGAGACGGACATGATCAAAGAGCAAACTCTATGAATTCCAAGAATTGCCTTTCTCCAGAAGGCGGGCCTACCATGAATTTAGTGCAGTTGTCTTCGCACCTGCTAAGGGTGGAACAGGAGAAAAATTCTGTTCAAGTGAAGCAGGAAAATGATATCTTTAGTTCTTTTGCTTCCACTTGA
- the LOC107778039 gene encoding protein CRABS CLAW-like gives MDLVQSPEHLCYVRCNYCNTVLAVGIPYKRLLDTVTVKYGHCSNLSFLSTRPPLQGQCFDHQLTLQQQGLCSEFKKGQSSTSASSSSSDQSISPKAPFVVKPSEKKHRLPSAYNRFMKEEIQRIEAENPEIPHREAFSAAAKNVSFTNPLLKLEAQN, from the exons ATGGATTTGGTTCAATCTCCTGAACATCTTTGCTACGTTCGTTGCAACTATTGCAACACTGTTCTTGcg GTTGGAATTCCATACAAGAGGCTGTTGGATACTGTGACAGTGAAATATGGGCATTGCAGCAACCTTTCCTTTTTAAGCACTAGACCTCCACTTCAAGGCCAGTGCTTTGATCACCAACTCACTCTTCAG CAACAGGGTTTGTGTAGTGAGTTCAAGAAGGGCCAGTCTTCAACCTCTGCTTCATCAAGTTCTAGTGATCAATCCATTTCTCCAAAGGCACCCTTTGTTGTAAAac CTTCTGAGAAGAAACACAGGCTTCCATCTGCCTACAATCGGTTCATGAA GGAGGAGATACAACGCATCGAAGCTGAAAATCCAGAGATACCACATAGAGAAGCTTTCAGTGCTGCAGCTAAAAACGTGAGTTTCACTAATCCTCTTCTTAAGCTTGAAGCTCAAAATTAA